The Acidobacteriota bacterium genome has a window encoding:
- a CDS encoding patatin-like phospholipase family protein produces MQTESRTSGGASRRRRASRPALLVLLAAGLFGAMANPASGSLPALEDHRPRTALVLSGGGARGAAHVGLLQVLEEQQVAVDCVVGTSMGAIVGGLYAAGWTPAELEGHLRDTDWRDVFDDAPPRKRTSFRRKQDDFLPLFPIELGVSRRGLRAPAGLIAGRKLGFLLRRLTLPAATLDDFDRLPLPFRAIAADLDSGEMVVLEGGSLAEALRASMSIPGAFTPVEIDGRTLVDGGIVRNLPVDVARELCADRPGDRVLAIDIGTPPRSLKGTESFFTVMFQTFSVINKRNVEASRDQIRPNDLLLSPDLGDISAASFQRVGEAIALGRRAAQENRLDLQPFAVSEDRFEQFEQRRQQQRAVPDPLLAEVVVRGAERVAARQITARLRTQPGQLLNFEQLGRDLSRIYQLEEFEQVDFRFEALPAGTRLVIEVEERQWAPAGYLQPGLQLEANLEGESEFLAIANYRRTQINRLGAEWKLLTTLGDQERIFSEFFQPLDYRGFTFIAPFVQWLEDELVEPTGELGGIDFDQFDIGVDVGVQFGNYGEIRFGVQSGRVRGNSSRIRNLVEADTGGIGAELTFDRLDEIEFPRSGSLARFEVFRSDASLGADDEFDLVEGQLFGAASRGRTTFFGGAAYGSALSTELPDYAELDLGGFFNLSGLRPQALRGDALALASVGVYREMRPKLYAGIALEAGNTWDDASDLDLGDLVYSALAYIGRKTFIGPVYLGYAQTDQGDDSFYFFLGRTFD; encoded by the coding sequence ATGCAAACCGAATCACGCACCTCGGGCGGCGCCAGTCGGCGTCGGAGAGCATCGAGGCCGGCCCTCCTGGTGCTCCTGGCGGCCGGCCTCTTCGGCGCCATGGCGAACCCAGCCAGCGGGTCGCTGCCCGCCCTGGAAGACCACCGCCCCCGCACCGCCCTGGTGCTCAGCGGAGGCGGAGCCCGCGGGGCGGCACACGTCGGCCTGCTCCAGGTCTTGGAAGAACAGCAAGTGGCCGTCGACTGCGTCGTCGGCACCAGCATGGGGGCCATCGTCGGGGGCCTCTACGCCGCCGGCTGGACTCCGGCGGAGCTCGAGGGGCACCTGCGCGACACCGACTGGAGAGACGTCTTCGACGACGCTCCGCCGCGCAAACGCACCTCCTTTCGGCGCAAGCAAGACGACTTCCTCCCCCTCTTTCCCATCGAGTTGGGCGTCTCGCGCCGTGGCCTTCGCGCTCCGGCCGGCCTGATCGCAGGCCGAAAGCTCGGCTTTCTGCTCCGGCGCCTCACCCTGCCCGCCGCCACCCTCGACGACTTCGACCGTCTCCCCCTCCCCTTCCGCGCCATTGCGGCGGACCTCGACAGTGGCGAAATGGTGGTGCTCGAGGGCGGCTCTCTGGCCGAGGCGCTGCGCGCCAGCATGTCGATCCCCGGCGCCTTCACGCCGGTTGAGATCGATGGTCGTACCCTGGTCGATGGCGGCATCGTGCGCAATCTGCCCGTCGACGTCGCCCGCGAGCTGTGCGCCGACCGGCCCGGCGACCGCGTCTTGGCCATCGACATCGGAACCCCTCCGAGATCCCTCAAGGGCACCGAGTCCTTCTTCACCGTCATGTTCCAGACCTTCAGCGTCATCAACAAGCGCAACGTGGAAGCTTCCCGCGACCAGATTCGCCCGAACGACCTACTGCTGTCTCCCGACCTCGGCGACATCTCGGCGGCCAGCTTCCAGCGCGTCGGCGAAGCCATCGCGCTCGGTCGTCGAGCTGCCCAGGAGAACCGGCTCGACCTGCAGCCCTTCGCCGTCTCGGAAGATCGCTTCGAGCAATTCGAACAGCGCCGCCAGCAGCAGCGGGCAGTCCCCGATCCGCTCCTCGCCGAGGTGGTGGTGCGCGGCGCCGAGCGCGTTGCCGCGCGTCAGATCACCGCGCGCCTGCGGACCCAGCCGGGGCAGCTTCTCAACTTCGAACAGCTCGGCCGCGACCTCAGCCGCATCTATCAGCTCGAGGAGTTCGAGCAGGTCGACTTCCGCTTCGAGGCTCTCCCCGCCGGTACCCGACTCGTCATCGAGGTCGAAGAGCGTCAGTGGGCACCGGCTGGCTATCTCCAACCGGGCCTTCAGCTCGAAGCCAATCTGGAAGGAGAGTCGGAGTTCCTGGCCATCGCCAACTACCGCCGAACACAGATCAATCGCCTCGGTGCCGAATGGAAGCTCCTGACCACTCTTGGCGACCAGGAGCGGATTTTCAGCGAGTTCTTCCAGCCCCTCGACTATCGCGGCTTCACCTTCATCGCCCCGTTTGTCCAGTGGCTCGAGGACGAACTCGTCGAGCCCACCGGCGAGCTCGGCGGCATCGACTTCGACCAGTTCGACATCGGAGTCGACGTCGGAGTGCAATTCGGGAATTATGGCGAGATCCGGTTCGGCGTCCAAAGCGGCCGAGTCCGCGGTAACAGCTCGCGGATTCGCAACCTGGTCGAGGCCGACACCGGCGGAATAGGCGCCGAGCTCACCTTTGACCGCCTTGACGAGATCGAGTTCCCGCGCTCGGGATCGCTGGCTCGCTTCGAGGTCTTCCGGTCCGACGCTAGCCTCGGCGCCGACGACGAATTCGACCTCGTCGAGGGCCAGCTCTTCGGCGCCGCCTCGCGCGGTCGAACCACCTTCTTCGGCGGCGCCGCCTACGGCAGCGCCCTCTCCACCGAGCTCCCCGACTACGCCGAGCTCGACCTCGGTGGCTTTTTCAACCTCTCCGGCCTCCGCCCCCAGGCGCTGCGCGGCGACGCCCTCGCCCTCGCCTCCGTCGGCGTCTATCGCGAAATGCGTCCAAAACTCTACGCCGGCATCGCCCTCGAAGCCGGCAACACCTGGGACGACGCCAGCGACCTCGACCTCGGCGATCTCGTCTACTCCGCCCTCGCCTACATCGGCCGCAAGACCTTCATCGGCCCCGTCTACCTCGGCTACGCCCAAACCGACCAAGGCGACGACTCCTTCTACTTCTTCCTCGGACGCACCTTCGACTGA
- a CDS encoding sulfatase, which translates to MPRRLLPLLLAALLTAAGCAAPADEVVLRAAVARPPDLLDLDSLLPAETVFRWQLSRDPERFAWSARHDSRLERRKDQVVMASDSGVATIERSADLVAAEVAFVEVKLAGLRGGRVILGWSGEETADAFLTQPVRHPYHRFFKTYRFAVGSDPRWRGTIDRIRLRIEGSSPDGYALRYVLGGRRQFDGSRWRQAVDRPWKVSHQGEARDGWLTPVDSPRRLAMGKVPRGARLHLGHALLGSRPEATRLIVERLHDDGSREPLLEVDRQPGPWHDETIDLAAIAGEDLVLELAATSPRSPADPTVSLAAWSRPQVIAPRPGRDRPNVLLISLDTLRADRLSLYGHHRQTSPLLDRWAAGAAVFEQALAASPWTLPSHVSMFTGIDAQRHGVNYNNDRMGDVATLAGALQDLGYATEAITGGGFLRPDYGLARGFDRFRFWPSRQRQENELTRNVDHALERLAELAEGRFFLLFHTYEIHSPFTPRQPWFETYSGGAKLAGKLVTRQHKSAADQGFKTRYGFALETRAAPGEAPQDRPLTAAEKDLPGDLYDSAIAYTDVQIGRLLAGLEELALDRDTVIVITSDHGELLGEDGLASHAYLRPENLRVPLLISTPEGLGAGRRIERPVGSVDLLPTLLELVGAEPLAGLDGTSLLPLMAGESDGPRSTWSYAGGSNGGLQADLGRRGVFTFDDTAWRPHAEIGHPGGGSAADPREIEALRRWASQRLSENPRGLFLRFHNPSAETVQGTLEGQRFVPTGLKALDLPCACVTWLDQQRIAFEVPPGSSYTLVFRRRLLTDFLGLAIDDGERFRFAVAELGERTVLAQRHGTWQIADHEEESLPSIVLWHDEGATAEAARTDDRELREQLKALGYLD; encoded by the coding sequence ATGCCACGTCGTCTTCTCCCCCTGCTCCTCGCCGCCCTCCTCACCGCTGCCGGCTGTGCCGCGCCAGCGGACGAAGTGGTGCTGCGTGCGGCGGTGGCTCGGCCCCCGGACTTGCTCGATCTCGACAGCCTGTTGCCCGCCGAGACGGTCTTTCGCTGGCAGCTCTCGCGCGACCCGGAGCGCTTTGCCTGGAGCGCCCGGCACGACAGCCGCCTCGAGCGCCGGAAAGATCAGGTGGTGATGGCCTCCGACAGCGGTGTCGCCACCATCGAGCGGTCGGCGGACCTCGTCGCTGCGGAGGTCGCTTTCGTCGAGGTCAAGCTGGCTGGCCTGCGCGGCGGCCGAGTCATTCTGGGCTGGTCCGGCGAGGAGACCGCAGACGCCTTCCTGACCCAGCCGGTGCGCCACCCCTACCACCGCTTCTTCAAGACCTACCGCTTCGCGGTGGGATCCGATCCCAGATGGCGGGGAACCATCGACCGCATCCGGCTGCGCATCGAAGGCTCGTCTCCGGATGGCTATGCCCTGCGCTATGTCCTGGGCGGTCGGCGCCAGTTCGATGGCAGTCGATGGCGACAGGCGGTCGACCGGCCGTGGAAGGTCTCCCATCAGGGCGAGGCCCGCGATGGCTGGCTGACGCCGGTCGACTCGCCGCGCCGCCTGGCGATGGGCAAAGTACCGCGGGGCGCCCGCCTCCATCTCGGTCACGCTCTCCTCGGGAGCCGGCCAGAGGCCACCCGTCTCATCGTCGAGCGTCTCCATGACGACGGCTCCCGGGAACCGCTCCTCGAGGTGGACCGGCAACCAGGACCCTGGCACGACGAGACGATCGACCTCGCCGCCATCGCCGGTGAAGATCTGGTCCTCGAGCTCGCCGCGACCTCGCCCCGATCCCCCGCCGACCCGACCGTGTCCCTCGCCGCCTGGAGCCGACCGCAGGTGATCGCGCCGCGGCCGGGGCGAGATCGCCCCAACGTGCTGCTGATCTCCCTCGACACCTTGCGGGCCGATCGCCTCTCGCTCTACGGTCACCACCGTCAAACCTCGCCCCTGCTGGATCGCTGGGCCGCTGGAGCCGCCGTTTTCGAACAGGCCCTCGCCGCTTCGCCCTGGACCCTCCCGTCCCACGTCTCGATGTTCACCGGCATCGACGCCCAGCGCCACGGGGTGAACTACAACAACGACCGGATGGGCGACGTGGCGACCCTCGCCGGTGCCCTGCAAGACCTCGGCTACGCCACCGAAGCGATCACCGGAGGTGGCTTCCTGCGCCCCGACTACGGCCTCGCACGCGGCTTCGACCGCTTTCGCTTCTGGCCCTCGCGACAGCGTCAGGAGAACGAGCTCACCCGCAATGTCGACCACGCCCTCGAACGCCTCGCCGAGCTCGCCGAGGGTCGCTTCTTCCTGTTATTCCACACCTACGAGATCCACTCGCCGTTCACTCCTCGGCAGCCCTGGTTCGAGACCTACTCGGGCGGTGCCAAGCTCGCCGGCAAGCTGGTGACCCGACAGCACAAGAGCGCCGCCGACCAAGGCTTCAAGACCCGCTACGGCTTCGCCCTGGAAACGCGTGCGGCGCCGGGCGAGGCGCCCCAGGACCGCCCCTTGACGGCAGCCGAGAAGGACCTCCCGGGCGATCTCTACGACAGCGCCATCGCCTACACCGACGTCCAGATCGGTCGCCTTCTCGCAGGCCTCGAAGAGCTCGCCCTGGATCGCGACACGGTGATCGTGATCACCTCCGATCACGGCGAGTTGCTGGGCGAGGACGGCCTCGCCAGCCACGCTTACCTGCGCCCCGAGAACCTGCGGGTACCGCTGTTGATCTCGACCCCCGAGGGACTCGGCGCAGGGCGCCGCATCGAGCGGCCGGTGGGCAGCGTCGATCTCCTGCCAACGCTGCTCGAGCTGGTCGGTGCCGAGCCCCTCGCAGGCCTCGACGGCACCTCCCTGCTCCCGCTCATGGCGGGCGAATCCGACGGCCCGCGCAGCACCTGGAGCTATGCCGGTGGCAGCAACGGAGGTCTTCAGGCCGACCTCGGCCGCCGCGGCGTTTTCACCTTCGACGACACCGCTTGGCGACCTCACGCCGAGATTGGTCACCCTGGCGGCGGGTCGGCCGCCGATCCGCGGGAGATCGAGGCCCTGAGGCGCTGGGCGAGTCAGCGCCTAAGCGAGAATCCCCGCGGCCTGTTTCTCCGCTTCCACAATCCTTCCGCGGAGACCGTTCAGGGCACCCTCGAGGGCCAGCGATTCGTACCCACGGGCCTCAAAGCCCTCGACCTACCTTGCGCTTGTGTCACCTGGCTAGACCAGCAGCGAATCGCCTTCGAGGTACCGCCGGGCAGCAGCTACACCTTGGTCTTTCGACGCCGCCTGCTGACCGACTTCCTGGGTCTCGCTATCGACGACGGTGAGCGCTTTCGGTTCGCCGTCGCCGAGCTCGGTGAGCGCACCGTGCTGGCGCAGCGCCATGGGACCTGGCAAATCGCCGACCACGAAGAAGAATCTCTGCCCTCCATCGTGCTGTGGCACGACGAGGGCGCCACCGCTGAGGCAGCTCGCACCGATGATCGCGAGCTCCGCGAGCAGCTCAAAGCCCTCGGGTACCTCGACTGA